A part of Paenibacillus sp. sptzw28 genomic DNA contains:
- a CDS encoding glycoside hydrolase family 9 protein — protein MKTRKKSRGFTKSIISLLVFVSLLLTCAFPAAADENDPFLPPGGADWNKLKELAINDFAWNYGSQSTNETYLGQAARKIAVDSFWGANYILNGWQTLDISPYENGTLEFDAVGAVGGETFSVGFVDVVTERLVDGEFFTDNDKHPYQTSVTASIPLGEELTTEWKHYSVPLKDIFDSNSIFSSSSVQMLNFTGDNNPKTFWISNIVIKSPDEAASYAPIKVNQVGYIVNSEKYALVSGYYDELTAVPGTPFQVKKASDMSVAYSGALSLVAAYDASSGEKVLKADFTGLNEPGEYVLTVDGVAEPSVAFQIGDGSIYSTLLKDVQKFFYFQRANEDLLAEHAGIFARTGDRKEDQNLPFQSNPTITKDVSGGWWDAGDLGKYVTVGATAISDLLWAYESFPSQFQDHSMNIPESGNGIPDLLDEIKVETDFILKMQDEATGGFYAFVNREHSPDRYIMDGTASNRLIPTFHTGAAVGALAHAYIVMKDVPGLTDYAETLKAAALRGWNYLEQHPEFIPQPDGPYYSSSDVNDRFYAAATLYRATGEQVYNDYVVAHYLNFASIFEDETFSHNIGSLQRMGFYHYMMGDQPNAAVKTWFTDKFVQWRDILINANRNKSVWGNATLDDFYWGANSNNAGVPVGLAIGSRILGLFNEEDLKVAASNLNYLLGINPLQMSYITGHGERRVTRTIHEVYNGDFLLEMPSGYMPGGPNNNGRYTFSGKAYNNSSIDWETNEQALNYNSPLTFLVAMLSESNSAPAVSITSYEEGQAIHLNNPRIDWTFLDADDADVQAAYQVQASSSDWETVDVDSGELAGASGSYTLDGLEDGDWSIRVRLKDNRGDWSEWAYRSLIIDTVAPTLNVVLDKETLWPANNRLVKVTATVETADESQVELLSITPSVAVDSYESMVQEADFGTSDTEFMLLAKKAKGKEPLVYTITYRAIDQAGNVTEASVTVTVPHDQSGNK, from the coding sequence ATGAAAACAAGGAAAAAGTCGCGTGGATTCACCAAATCAATCATTTCCTTATTGGTGTTCGTTTCGCTTCTGCTGACCTGCGCGTTTCCCGCTGCAGCTGATGAGAACGATCCGTTTCTGCCTCCCGGAGGCGCGGACTGGAACAAGCTGAAGGAACTCGCGATCAATGATTTTGCATGGAATTACGGCAGCCAGTCAACGAATGAAACGTATCTGGGCCAGGCAGCGAGGAAAATCGCTGTCGACAGCTTTTGGGGAGCCAATTATATCCTGAACGGTTGGCAGACGTTGGATATAAGCCCGTACGAAAATGGTACATTAGAGTTCGATGCGGTTGGAGCGGTTGGCGGCGAAACCTTCTCCGTGGGATTTGTAGATGTCGTCACGGAACGGTTGGTGGACGGAGAGTTTTTCACGGATAACGATAAGCATCCGTATCAAACCTCTGTGACTGCATCGATTCCGTTAGGAGAGGAGCTTACAACAGAATGGAAACATTATTCTGTTCCGCTGAAGGATATCTTTGACTCCAACAGCATTTTCAGTAGTTCCAGTGTGCAGATGCTGAACTTCACCGGGGATAACAATCCGAAAACGTTCTGGATCAGCAATATTGTCATCAAATCGCCGGATGAGGCGGCAAGCTATGCTCCGATCAAGGTGAACCAGGTCGGTTATATTGTTAATAGCGAGAAATACGCTCTGGTGAGCGGCTATTACGACGAGCTGACTGCGGTGCCCGGCACACCTTTTCAAGTGAAAAAGGCATCGGATATGAGCGTTGCTTACTCCGGCGCGTTGTCCTTGGTCGCAGCCTATGATGCTTCCTCCGGGGAGAAGGTGCTGAAGGCGGACTTCACCGGCCTGAACGAACCGGGCGAATATGTGCTGACTGTGGATGGGGTCGCTGAACCTTCCGTTGCCTTCCAGATCGGCGATGGCAGCATTTACAGCACCCTTTTGAAAGATGTGCAGAAGTTCTTCTACTTCCAGCGCGCCAATGAGGATCTGTTAGCGGAACACGCAGGGATCTTCGCCAGGACCGGCGATCGCAAGGAAGACCAGAACCTTCCGTTCCAATCCAATCCGACGATCACGAAGGATGTTTCCGGCGGATGGTGGGATGCCGGCGACTTGGGCAAATATGTCACAGTGGGAGCGACAGCCATCTCTGATCTCCTCTGGGCATACGAGAGCTTTCCGAGCCAATTCCAGGATCATTCGATGAATATCCCGGAAAGCGGAAACGGCATCCCGGATCTGCTGGACGAGATCAAGGTTGAAACGGATTTTATTCTCAAAATGCAGGATGAGGCCACAGGAGGCTTCTATGCTTTCGTCAATCGGGAGCATTCACCTGATCGCTATATCATGGATGGAACGGCAAGCAATAGACTCATACCGACGTTCCACACCGGCGCTGCAGTTGGCGCTCTGGCTCATGCGTATATCGTCATGAAGGATGTTCCTGGGTTGACGGATTATGCCGAGACGTTGAAGGCTGCCGCTCTCCGCGGATGGAACTATCTGGAGCAGCATCCGGAATTCATCCCGCAGCCGGATGGTCCATACTACTCTTCCAGCGATGTGAACGACCGCTTCTATGCCGCAGCGACGCTGTACCGGGCAACCGGAGAGCAAGTGTATAACGATTACGTCGTCGCTCATTACTTGAATTTCGCTTCTATTTTCGAGGATGAAACGTTCTCGCACAATATCGGCTCCTTGCAAAGGATGGGATTCTACCATTACATGATGGGGGATCAGCCGAACGCCGCAGTGAAGACATGGTTTACCGATAAATTTGTACAATGGCGTGACATTCTCATCAATGCCAATAGGAATAAATCGGTGTGGGGAAATGCCACCCTGGATGATTTTTATTGGGGAGCGAACTCCAATAATGCCGGCGTTCCGGTTGGCCTCGCGATCGGCAGCCGCATTCTCGGCCTGTTTAATGAAGAAGACCTTAAGGTAGCCGCCAGCAATCTGAACTATCTGCTTGGGATTAACCCGCTTCAGATGAGCTATATTACCGGGCACGGAGAGCGCCGTGTGACAAGAACCATCCATGAAGTTTACAATGGCGACTTTCTCTTGGAGATGCCCAGCGGTTACATGCCTGGCGGTCCGAACAACAACGGACGCTATACCTTCAGCGGCAAGGCTTACAACAATTCCTCTATCGACTGGGAAACCAATGAGCAAGCCTTGAATTACAACTCGCCCCTGACCTTCTTGGTTGCGATGTTGTCCGAATCGAATTCTGCTCCAGCCGTCTCGATCACCTCGTATGAGGAAGGCCAGGCAATCCATTTAAATAATCCGCGGATTGACTGGACGTTCCTTGACGCCGACGATGCGGATGTACAAGCCGCCTATCAGGTTCAAGCCTCCAGCAGCGATTGGGAGACGGTTGACGTGGACAGCGGTGAACTGGCTGGCGCATCCGGTTCATACACATTGGATGGATTGGAGGACGGAGATTGGTCGATCAGGGTTCGATTGAAGGACAATCGGGGCGACTGGTCGGAGTGGGCGTACAGAAGCTTGATCATTGATACGGTTGCTCCAACCCTGAATGTTGTCCTGGATAAGGAAACATTGTGGCCGGCCAACAATCGTCTGGTTAAGGTGACGGCAACCGTAGAAACTGCGGATGAGTCTCAAGTGGAATTGCTGTCTATTACGCCGAGCGTAGCCGTCGACAGCTATGAATCTATGGTACAAGAGGCAGATTTCGGCACATCCGATACGGAATTCATGCTTCTGGCCAAAAAAGCAAAGGGTAAAGAGCCTCTAGTTTATACCATTACTTATAGAGCGATAGATCAAGCAGGGAATGTTACGGAAGCATCTGTCACCGTCACGGTTCCCCATGATCAGTCAGGAAATAAATAA
- a CDS encoding carbohydrate-binding protein, translating to MTKTIHEIYNADFLLEMPSGYMPGGPNNNGRYTFSGKAYNGSSIDWETNEQALNYNSPLTFLVAMLSNSNEATIQLEAEQAELSGGVKVNTNHPGYTGSGFVDGYWNFGGTATFTVNVPAAGKYKVTARYGNAAFNPATVSLIVNGTKIKQTSLPMLANWDTWGNQTETVTLNAGVNTIAYKYGDTGIINLDHIRVSPAPIEAETATRLGFASVYNDSSASGGQAVEYLHVSGNGIQFNNVPAATSLTVRYAATNSGTYSMYVNGVKTKTISFTGNGQWNGAYTSVTVPVNIPAGATLKFQYDAGDSGWNVDYIILAQGDQLFRAEENFVKPIGRTVFYNDTLWLALSGSGAEFKFRGTKAQITIKGDQVALGQTDYDCYKSWDERLFVYER from the coding sequence GTGACAAAAACCATTCATGAAATTTACAATGCAGACTTTCTCTTGGAGATGCCCAGCGGTTACATGCCTGGCGGTCCGAACAACAACGGACGCTATACTTTCAGCGGCAAGGCTTACAACGGTTCCTCTATCGACTGGGAGACCAATGAGCAAGCCTTGAATTACAACTCGCCCCTGACCTTCTTGGTTGCGATGTTGTCCAACTCGAATGAAGCCACCATTCAACTTGAAGCCGAACAAGCTGAGCTGTCAGGCGGGGTTAAGGTCAATACCAATCATCCAGGATACACGGGCAGCGGCTTTGTGGATGGATACTGGAACTTTGGAGGAACAGCGACTTTTACCGTTAACGTTCCGGCTGCAGGGAAATACAAAGTAACCGCACGTTACGGCAATGCCGCTTTCAATCCGGCTACAGTGAGTCTTATTGTGAATGGAACGAAAATCAAGCAAACAAGCTTGCCTATGCTTGCGAACTGGGATACATGGGGCAATCAAACGGAAACGGTGACATTAAATGCCGGCGTCAATACGATCGCTTACAAATATGGCGATACGGGAATCATTAACCTTGACCATATTCGGGTTTCTCCTGCGCCAATTGAAGCGGAAACTGCGACCAGGCTAGGATTCGCTTCTGTCTACAATGACTCCTCAGCGTCAGGCGGTCAGGCGGTTGAGTATCTTCATGTGAGCGGAAATGGCATTCAGTTCAACAATGTTCCTGCTGCAACCAGCCTTACTGTGAGATACGCTGCCACTAACTCGGGTACGTATAGTATGTACGTGAATGGGGTCAAGACAAAGACCATCAGCTTCACCGGGAATGGCCAATGGAATGGTGCCTACACTAGCGTAACCGTGCCGGTCAATATCCCTGCAGGCGCGACATTGAAGTTCCAATATGATGCCGGAGATTCGGGCTGGAATGTAGACTATATTATATTGGCGCAGGGCGATCAATTATTTAGAGCAGAGGAGAACTTCGTAAAGCCGATCGGCAGGACCGTTTTCTATAATGACACGCTTTGGCTGGCGTTGTCCGGCAGCGGGGCGGAGTTCAAGTTTAGGGGCACAAAGGCGCAAATTACGATAAAAGGCGACCAGGTTGCGTTAGGGCAGACAGATTATGATTGTTATAAATCTTGGGACGAACGACTATTCGTATACGAAAGATGA
- a CDS encoding beta-galactosidase → MARREWRHRQRSIGWLPTETISGPSGCWFPMWRTPQPGFIGAFAWQCIARGADTLVHFRWRSAPYAGACGR, encoded by the coding sequence ATGGCGCGGCGGGAATGGCGACATCGTCAAAGAAGTATCGGATGGCTGCCGACGGAAACGATAAGCGGCCCTTCCGGATGCTGGTTTCCGATGTGGCGGACCCCGCAGCCCGGATTTATTGGGGCCTTCGCTTGGCAATGCATTGCCCGCGGCGCCGATACGCTCGTTCATTTCCGGTGGCGAAGCGCTCCGTATGCTGGAGCCTGCGGGCGCTGA
- a CDS encoding cellulase family glycosylhydrolase yields MKAKRSYLSVFLVVALLMTMFPLVSSAADSQQETKMQSYVSAMQPGWNLGNTFDSFNTNAPNNGDETSWGNPIVTKEFIKEIKKQGFKSIRIPITWSGRMGGAPDYTINPDWMDRVQQVVDWSLQEGLYVMINIHHDSWMWVSKAPENHDAVLAQYNAIWTQVADRFKNHSNKLMFESINEPLFENVDVATQHAFLDEFNKSFVHIVRASGGNNDVRPLVLPTLFTNHSQEHVDSLASTIADLNDPNLIATIHFYGFWPFSVNIAGFPKLEELTINDIDTMANNVYSTFVSKGIPVVIGEFGLLGWDAVPFKTPFSEGVPQHGEMLKFLEYFTYKSIENKLTLMLWDNGGRFDRRTLEWNDPELYNLIMASLKSRSSTAESDLIFVRKDAPAQDAVMPLSLNGNVLTGIKAGDYKLMKGKDYELNGENLTLKASYLAKLTESAELGEAAVLKAEFNKGADWTFYVMYNDTPVLQNVEGTTASFAIPTAFNGDRLATMEAVYAEGGNAGPHNWTSFKEFARTFKPSYATNQITLTQSFFNEVNDGTVILKFHFWSGAIIEYTITKNGTSITGTAS; encoded by the coding sequence ATGAAAGCAAAAAGATCGTATTTATCTGTCTTCTTGGTCGTTGCCCTGCTCATGACGATGTTTCCACTCGTCAGCTCGGCCGCTGATTCCCAGCAAGAAACCAAAATGCAGTCTTATGTCAGTGCGATGCAGCCTGGATGGAACCTGGGCAATACATTTGATTCATTTAATACAAATGCTCCAAATAATGGAGACGAGACGTCCTGGGGCAACCCGATCGTTACCAAAGAATTCATTAAGGAAATTAAGAAACAGGGCTTCAAAAGTATCCGCATTCCGATTACATGGAGCGGGCGGATGGGCGGCGCACCGGATTATACGATCAATCCTGATTGGATGGACCGTGTACAGCAAGTAGTCGACTGGTCGCTGCAAGAGGGACTGTATGTCATGATCAACATTCACCACGACTCCTGGATGTGGGTCAGCAAGGCGCCGGAGAATCATGACGCCGTATTGGCCCAATATAATGCGATCTGGACGCAAGTTGCCGACCGCTTTAAGAATCATTCCAACAAGCTGATGTTCGAAAGCATCAACGAACCGTTATTTGAAAACGTTGATGTGGCGACGCAGCACGCATTTCTAGATGAGTTTAACAAATCCTTCGTACATATTGTAAGAGCGTCGGGAGGCAACAATGACGTTCGTCCGCTCGTGCTGCCGACGTTATTTACGAATCACTCGCAAGAGCATGTGGATTCGCTTGCAAGCACGATTGCCGATCTGAACGATCCGAATTTGATCGCTACCATTCATTTTTACGGCTTCTGGCCGTTCAGCGTAAACATTGCGGGCTTCCCGAAGCTTGAAGAATTAACGATTAACGATATCGATACAATGGCTAACAATGTATATAGTACGTTCGTATCGAAAGGAATTCCCGTTGTCATAGGCGAATTCGGACTGCTCGGCTGGGATGCTGTACCTTTCAAAACGCCGTTCAGCGAAGGTGTGCCTCAGCATGGCGAAATGCTGAAGTTTTTAGAGTATTTCACCTATAAATCCATAGAGAACAAGCTTACCCTTATGCTGTGGGACAACGGCGGGCGGTTTGACCGCAGAACGCTTGAGTGGAACGATCCGGAGCTCTACAATCTGATCATGGCAAGCTTGAAGAGCCGCTCTTCCACGGCCGAATCCGATCTGATCTTCGTAAGGAAAGACGCCCCGGCGCAGGACGCCGTAATGCCCTTGAGCTTGAACGGCAATGTTCTGACCGGCATTAAGGCCGGAGACTATAAGTTGATGAAAGGCAAAGATTATGAGTTGAACGGCGAAAACCTGACCCTCAAAGCAAGTTATCTCGCCAAGCTGACCGAATCGGCCGAACTCGGCGAGGCAGCCGTATTGAAAGCGGAGTTCAACAAGGGGGCAGATTGGACCTTCTATGTCATGTACAATGACACGCCTGTGCTGCAAAACGTGGAAGGCACCACAGCAAGCTTTGCGATTCCGACCGCCTTCAACGGCGACCGACTTGCTACGATGGAGGCCGTGTATGCTGAAGGGGGCAACGCCGGTCCGCATAACTGGACTTCGTTCAAGGAGTTCGCCCGAACATTTAAACCATCTTATGCTACAAATCAAATCACGCTTACACAGAGCTTCTTCAACGAGGTGAACGACGGAACGGTGATTCTGAAGTTCCACTTCTGGAGCGGCGCCATCATCGAATACACGATTACGAAGAACGGCACGAGCATCACGGGCACAGCATCGTAG
- a CDS encoding beta-galactosidase trimerization domain-containing protein — MGPSLGNALPAAPIRSFISGGEALRMLEPAGAETVAWYEDDFYAGKTAVKVHSYGKGKVYYMGIVAEESF, encoded by the coding sequence TTGGGGCCTTCGCTTGGCAATGCATTGCCCGCGGCGCCGATACGCTCGTTCATTTCCGGTGGCGAAGCGCTCCGTATGCTGGAGCCTGCGGGCGCTGAGACGGTTGCTTGGTATGAGGACGATTTCTATGCGGGTAAAACGGCTGTGAAGGTTCATTCATATGGGAAGGGTAAAGTTTACTATATGGGTATCGTTGCCGAGGAAAGCTTCTAA
- a CDS encoding glycoside hydrolase family 2 TIM barrel-domain containing protein: MLIQTNYHEDPQQLHINTEKNRNYYIPFSPEQDAFAERETSHRFVLLNGSWNFRYYESFQNLEDNFLELNQYNKIPVPSNWQLHGYDVPQYTNIHYPIPFDPPYVPDQNPIGVYNLKFLMDVSDGFERFINFEGVDSCFYLYINDQFVGYSQVSHMTSEFNITRYLVSGRNTMTVVVLKWCDGTYLEDQDKWRMSGIFRDVYILSRPRNRIDSYRITSKLYDSYTKADIAVEVHANTNVAVKLYDPMGTLLGESYLQSGEATAVFSLDQPALWNAEHPDLYKITLQTDEEMIAEKVGIREVAVKNGVILLNGAAIKFKGVNRHDSDPVTGSVISREQMLADLYLMKQHNINSIRTAHYPNSPIFLQLCDELGFYVIDEADLESHGSVVAAHTQENGGGYSGIALLVVRDDYEKAILDRIDLMITRDLNRPCVLLWSLGNEAGYSKIMEKAAKYVKQYDPTRLVHYQSMHELEGEEKADDSEAVLDVVSTMYPATQWMKNDFLNKEDEKRPLVLCEYSHSMGNGPGDLEDYWQIIYSNDRFSGGFIWEWCDHGIKIGEDSNGKPKYAYGGDFNEPRHDGNFCIDGLVYPDRTPHTGLKEAKNVYRPIRIKSVDASNGVYEFINTYDFSNLSEKLACTVQVTDTGKVILQEELDIQVPAKTSTIVTIPSLAGVTGASVYVRFIFSQKQDTLWSEKGHEIGFDQLLIYKELKVIEPSPSQAIESVNYSEDKKYIYISGEDFDYRFNKSIALFDQLTFHHKELIEKPMEFNAYRAPTDNEWIKSKWNMFSFGNLTTKVYHISVEKSDSDVLIRSQIALGGHSYHNTFQLQTETAIFNSGEIKIKYKVQVADERPYLPRFGVRMFMNKQFDQVEYYGYGPYESYNDKHQASYMGVFSQHISEMHEDYIKPQENSSHYGCEYVNISSNDILVAFQAETPFSFNASEYTQEELSAKRHHYELEKSGYSVVCMDYKQSGIGSNSCGPFLLEQYQLNEKDFEFEFWIKPTQIR; this comes from the coding sequence ATGTTGATCCAGACCAACTACCATGAGGATCCACAGCAGCTGCATATAAATACGGAAAAAAATCGCAATTATTATATCCCGTTTTCTCCAGAACAAGATGCTTTCGCAGAGCGGGAAACATCCCATCGTTTTGTTCTATTAAATGGAAGTTGGAACTTTCGGTATTATGAAAGCTTCCAAAATTTAGAAGACAACTTCCTGGAATTAAACCAATATAATAAAATCCCCGTGCCTTCCAACTGGCAGCTGCACGGATATGATGTGCCTCAATATACAAATATTCATTACCCCATACCGTTTGATCCGCCGTATGTCCCTGATCAGAATCCGATAGGCGTATACAACCTGAAATTTTTGATGGATGTATCCGATGGCTTTGAACGATTTATAAACTTTGAAGGGGTGGATAGCTGCTTTTATTTATATATAAATGACCAGTTCGTCGGATACAGTCAGGTATCTCATATGACAAGTGAGTTTAACATTACCAGATATCTTGTCAGCGGCAGGAATACGATGACGGTTGTTGTGCTCAAATGGTGTGACGGGACCTATCTCGAGGATCAGGATAAATGGCGGATGTCGGGCATATTCAGAGACGTGTACATCCTCTCCAGGCCGCGGAATCGAATCGACAGTTATCGTATCACCTCCAAACTCTATGATTCATATACGAAGGCGGACATTGCTGTCGAAGTTCATGCAAATACAAACGTTGCAGTGAAGCTCTATGATCCGATGGGCACATTGCTTGGTGAAAGTTATTTGCAATCCGGTGAAGCAACGGCGGTCTTCAGTTTGGATCAGCCAGCACTGTGGAATGCGGAGCATCCGGATTTATACAAAATCACGTTGCAGACCGATGAGGAAATGATTGCCGAGAAGGTTGGTATTCGGGAGGTTGCCGTTAAGAACGGAGTCATCCTGTTGAATGGGGCGGCGATTAAATTCAAAGGAGTCAACCGTCATGACAGCGACCCTGTGACTGGCTCCGTTATTAGCAGGGAACAGATGTTAGCTGACCTCTATTTAATGAAGCAGCACAATATCAACAGCATCCGAACAGCACACTACCCGAACAGTCCGATTTTCCTTCAACTCTGCGATGAACTTGGCTTTTATGTCATTGACGAAGCGGACCTTGAATCTCACGGTTCCGTAGTGGCGGCACACACACAAGAGAACGGGGGGGGCTATTCCGGGATTGCTTTGCTTGTCGTTCGAGACGACTATGAGAAAGCGATCTTGGATCGAATCGACCTCATGATTACTAGAGATTTAAATCGCCCTTGTGTATTGTTATGGTCTCTAGGCAATGAAGCCGGCTACAGCAAAATCATGGAAAAGGCTGCGAAATACGTTAAACAATACGATCCAACAAGATTAGTCCATTATCAAAGCATGCACGAATTAGAAGGCGAAGAAAAAGCGGACGACAGCGAAGCGGTATTAGACGTTGTTTCTACGATGTATCCTGCAACTCAATGGATGAAAAACGATTTTCTGAATAAAGAAGACGAAAAACGTCCGTTAGTATTATGTGAATACAGCCATTCCATGGGCAATGGACCTGGAGATTTAGAAGACTATTGGCAAATCATTTATTCAAATGATAGATTTAGCGGCGGATTTATTTGGGAATGGTGCGACCACGGGATTAAAATCGGGGAAGACAGCAATGGCAAACCAAAGTATGCCTATGGCGGGGATTTCAATGAGCCGCGCCATGACGGAAACTTCTGTATTGACGGACTGGTATATCCGGATCGTACGCCTCATACGGGGTTGAAAGAAGCAAAAAATGTTTATCGTCCGATTCGAATCAAATCAGTTGACGCCTCGAATGGAGTATATGAGTTCATCAATACCTATGACTTTTCTAATTTGTCCGAGAAGCTGGCATGCACCGTTCAGGTTACGGACACGGGCAAAGTAATTTTACAAGAGGAATTGGATATTCAAGTGCCGGCAAAGACCTCAACTATTGTGACTATCCCAAGTCTTGCAGGGGTGACCGGCGCAAGTGTTTATGTGCGATTTATTTTCTCGCAAAAGCAAGACACGCTGTGGTCGGAAAAGGGCCACGAGATCGGCTTCGATCAATTGTTGATTTACAAGGAACTCAAAGTGATCGAACCTTCACCTTCACAAGCGATCGAATCTGTTAATTATTCGGAGGATAAGAAATACATCTATATTTCTGGCGAAGACTTCGATTATCGGTTCAATAAATCGATTGCACTTTTTGATCAATTGACTTTCCACCATAAAGAATTAATCGAAAAACCAATGGAATTCAACGCTTATCGAGCACCAACGGATAACGAATGGATTAAATCGAAGTGGAATATGTTCAGCTTCGGGAACCTTACGACCAAGGTTTACCATATATCAGTGGAGAAATCGGATTCCGACGTTCTGATTCGCTCCCAAATCGCTCTTGGGGGGCACTCCTACCATAATACGTTTCAACTGCAGACCGAAACCGCTATCTTCAATAGCGGTGAAATAAAAATAAAATATAAGGTTCAAGTTGCAGATGAACGTCCTTACTTGCCGCGCTTTGGCGTGAGAATGTTTATGAACAAACAATTTGATCAGGTGGAATATTACGGGTACGGACCGTATGAAAGCTATAACGATAAGCATCAAGCTTCCTATATGGGCGTATTCTCACAGCATATTTCCGAAATGCATGAGGATTATATCAAACCGCAAGAAAATTCATCCCATTACGGCTGCGAATATGTGAACATCAGCTCCAACGATATCCTGGTCGCCTTTCAGGCAGAAACGCCATTTTCCTTCAACGCTTCCGAATACACGCAAGAGGAATTATCGGCCAAAAGACATCATTACGAGCTCGAAAAGAGCGGATACTCTGTTGTGTGCATGGATTACAAACAATCCGGCATAGGATCAAACAGCTGTGGACCTTTCTTGTTGGAGCAATATCAATTAAATGAAAAAGATTTTGAGTTTGAGTTTTGGATTAAGCCAACACAAATTCGATGA
- a CDS encoding cellulase family glycosylhydrolase — protein sequence MCKTKAFLSLMLTIALLFTAFSFSYPASTSAATPMQTYVSAMQPGWNLGNTLEAIGTDFESSWGNPPVTQEFIQEIKAQGFKSIRIPVSWNQRMSAAPDYTIDPAFLNRVEEVVDMALAEGLYVMLNIHDVWQWMRPSMATQHDAVMEQFEAAWTQIANRFKNHDIKLMFESANEPDYLNVDEATQHAYLDEVNTTFFNIVRASGGNNAVRPLVLPSLMTNASQVHLNSLATTIENLNDPNLITTVHFYGFWPFAVNIAGVTTFNAETKNDIDTMVNNVYNTFVSKGIPVVVGEYGILGHDKNRETVERGEMLKYFEYFLHATQSKDIATMWWDNGSYFNRTTYEWRDQELYNIIMHSLTGRTSTTSFDQIFIKSGEPVSDQSITLNLNGNSFVSLKNGDQTLVSGTDYTVNGNVLTLKASYLSGFATGGFGQKAVLSAHFNSGPDWKIRVRYYNTPVLSKASGTSSGGLAIPTAFNGDVLATMEAVYTNGTNAGPHNWTSYKEYAYAFLPDYANNTIMITPNFFAETTGGTINLTFHYWSGAIVKYQLTMKGNRFTGLPQ from the coding sequence ATGTGTAAAACAAAAGCTTTCCTGTCGTTGATGTTGACTATCGCTTTGTTGTTTACTGCGTTTTCGTTTTCGTACCCGGCCTCGACCTCTGCCGCAACTCCTATGCAAACGTATGTGAGCGCGATGCAGCCCGGATGGAATCTGGGGAACACGTTAGAGGCGATCGGAACCGATTTCGAGTCTTCCTGGGGCAACCCGCCCGTAACCCAAGAATTCATTCAGGAAATTAAAGCGCAAGGCTTTAAGAGCATTCGTATTCCTGTTTCGTGGAATCAGCGGATGAGTGCCGCCCCTGACTATACGATTGATCCGGCGTTCCTGAATCGCGTTGAAGAAGTGGTCGACATGGCGCTCGCAGAGGGTCTGTACGTTATGCTCAATATTCACGACGTGTGGCAGTGGATGAGGCCGTCGATGGCTACGCAGCATGATGCGGTGATGGAACAATTCGAAGCCGCATGGACGCAAATCGCCAACCGCTTCAAGAATCATGACATCAAACTAATGTTTGAAAGCGCTAACGAACCCGATTACCTAAACGTTGATGAGGCGACGCAGCACGCGTATCTTGATGAGGTTAACACGACCTTCTTCAACATTGTAAGAGCGTCCGGCGGCAATAATGCGGTTCGTCCACTTGTACTTCCGTCTCTGATGACGAATGCCAGTCAAGTACATCTGAATTCGCTCGCAACCACGATAGAAAATTTGAATGACCCGAATCTGATCACTACCGTTCATTTTTACGGCTTCTGGCCGTTTGCTGTAAATATCGCGGGCGTTACAACGTTTAATGCCGAAACGAAAAACGATATCGATACAATGGTTAACAATGTCTATAATACGTTCGTATCGAAGGGCATTCCCGTTGTCGTAGGCGAATACGGAATACTCGGTCACGATAAGAACAGGGAAACCGTCGAGCGTGGAGAGATGCTTAAGTATTTCGAATACTTCCTCCACGCTACGCAGTCGAAGGACATTGCGACGATGTGGTGGGATAACGGCTCGTACTTTAACCGCACAACCTACGAGTGGAGAGACCAGGAGCTTTACAATATTATCATGCACAGCTTGACAGGCCGCACTTCGACGACGTCTTTCGATCAGATCTTCATCAAGAGCGGCGAGCCGGTCAGCGACCAATCGATCACCTTGAACCTGAACGGCAACAGCTTTGTCTCGCTTAAGAATGGCGATCAAACGCTGGTATCCGGCACAGACTATACCGTTAACGGGAACGTGTTAACCCTTAAAGCAAGCTATCTTTCTGGTTTCGCTACAGGCGGGTTCGGCCAAAAAGCGGTATTGTCGGCTCATTTCAACTCGGGCCCCGATTGGAAAATCCGTGTCCGCTATTATAATACGCCGGTACTATCAAAAGCATCAGGTACATCCAGCGGCGGCTTAGCTATTCCGACTGCTTTCAACGGGGATGTGCTTGCCACAATGGAAGCGGTATACACGAACGGCACTAACGCCGGCCCGCATAACTGGACCTCGTATAAGGAGTATGCTTACGCATTCTTGCCAGACTATGCGAATAACACGATCATGATAACACCGAACTTCTTCGCCGAAACAACAGGCGGAACGATCAACCTGACGTTTCACTACTGGAGCGGCGCCATTGTCAAATACCAGTTAACGATGAAGGGCAACCGTTTCACAGGTTTGCCCCAGTAA